In Aedes albopictus strain Foshan chromosome 3, AalbF5, whole genome shotgun sequence, the genomic window cttcaggggctTTCCGCGAGCGTTACGTGCCAACTCGCGCTTTCTACTGTACGGAATTTGGCTCGAATCCTCGTCTGTTCCGAGCGCTGCCGGCAGTTTTACCATTCCACCCGTCATCAGCACCAGAAAGTATTTCTTCGCCTTGGACGAATTCGGGTAGTCCACCACTAGGCCACCGTAGAAGCCGGCCTTCATTGCCTGCGTTGTCACCAGTTCGATTTGATCGGAGTTCTCCGGGTAGAACTGAAACACTGCCCGGGCGTTTCGTGTCTGGTTAAAAGGAATtgtatgttaaatttaaattggtAACGAAATCTCCAACAAAACTCGACGGTATTCTTAATATGTATTCCAGCATGAAATCCTTAACATATGACCAACTTACCAATGAGGAAAACAGTGTGCTGAAGAACTGGTACAATCTCTTGTGCGGTTCGTGCGATTTCTTGTCGGCATTGCAGAGCCACTGCAGCGCCGAAATCGAAACGGCCCCATCGAAGGTACCGGCCTTGAATGGCATTCCCTGTCCCATGTCGCCCAGGATGAGGTCGCCTTCGACTTCCCGCTCGACGGCCACATCCAGCATGGCCTTGGCGATGTCAACGCCCACCCAGACGTGACCCTGCTCTTCCAGTACGCTGCCGGACAGACCCGAACCGCACCCGATGTCCAAGATCAGATGGGTGTCGTCTTCCGGCAGCGCTAGCAGCTCGATGGCCCGTTCGCACATCTGTACCTGGATGTCGATGATGCGGGTATTGTTTGTGTATTTGCGGGCTTCATCTTCGTTGTAGAACTGAAATGTAAACGATCGGAATAAGCTTGATAGAATTCAAGTACCAACCTGGATTTTTACGATTTCTGGTGGAGCCAAATGCTCAGGGCGACGTGCCATTTCTAGGGGATGAACTAATTGActaaatagcaaaaaaaaaactgattttttaacaaatttcttgATAATTTCTGCACCGGTAAAATGAGCACATGTCTTCTGATACGAGAAGCGGagataaaaacaaaacaagaaaggaatgaaaaaaaaatgagcacCTACAAAAGGGCTAACTTCCACGCTTCCAAGCACACGGAAAAACTTTGTTTTTTGTTTCTAGTCTacactagagtgactggaagcaaagatatccgattaacatcccggataaaaaattacaggccaaacatgtctaaaggtccaatctgcagaagagaggctctctttggtttctctctctttcgtaaATATCTcaactgtttatttgtattttgattgcctccttgcatttaacgatggtcaaaacaatcgtcttttgatttgtactgcaaaaatagttgaaaagtgtaccattacattgcaataattgaaagagagagTAAaccaagagagcctctcaaatgcagataggacctattgaaatgtttggcctgattaccattcattacatggtaaatattattaacatatgactgtttttattgttcacaataaaa contains:
- the LOC109415064 gene encoding probable 18S rRNA (guanine-N(7))-methyltransferase isoform X1 yields the protein MARRPEHLAPPEIFYNEDEARKYTNNTRIIDIQVQMCERAIELLALPEDDTHLILDIGCGSGLSGSVLEEQGHVWVGVDIAKAMLDVAVEREVEGDLILGDMGQGMPFKAGTFDGAVSISALQWLCNADKKSHEPHKRLYQFFSTLFSSLTRNARAVFQFYPENSDQIELVTTQAMKAGFYGGLVVDYPNSSKAKKYFLVLMTGGMVKLPAALGTDEDSSQIPYSRKRELARNARGKPLKKSREWVLQKKERRRQQGNDTRTDSRYTARKRSGRF
- the LOC109415064 gene encoding probable 18S rRNA (guanine-N(7))-methyltransferase isoform X2, coding for MKPANTQTIPASSTSRYRCANGPSSSVLEEQGHVWVGVDIAKAMLDVAVEREVEGDLILGDMGQGMPFKAGTFDGAVSISALQWLCNADKKSHEPHKRLYQFFSTLFSSLTRNARAVFQFYPENSDQIELVTTQAMKAGFYGGLVVDYPNSSKAKKYFLVLMTGGMVKLPAALGTDEDSSQIPYSRKRELARNARGKPLKKSREWVLQKKERRRQQGNDTRTDSRYTARKRSGRF